A window of Methanocorpusculum vombati genomic DNA:
GTATCAATATATGTTCCAATATCCTTTGCATCTGGAACTGGTGGTTCAATCACAGGTTCTTTCGGCTCCTCGCTCTCCTCCCCCACGCTTTGAACACCCCTGAACGTGACCGCCCGCTCCAGCAGCACCTGCTCCGTCCCGTCCGCGAACGTTCCCTTCGTCAGAATACGGGTAGCATACTCCGCACGATCCTCTTCAGGCCGGGCAACGCTTTCGGCGACGAGCGGAACACCTGTCAGTGCCGTACCCGCCGCGCCTTTCCATACCTCCACAAACTCACCCTTCGCCGAACCTGCATCGATCACCTCGGCCTTCACCAGATTCGGCAGATCCTTTCCTCCGTACAACGTTACCGTCACATTTCCGCCGGACTGCGCAGGGTCTGCCGTCAGTCCCACCACATAATTCGTCTGGTCTCCGGCCATCCCGGTAACCACCACCGCAATCACTGCCGCAATCAGCACGGTCATCAACACAAGCAGTACTGTTGCAATTGCGGGAGATACGGCATTTTCCTTCTTCTGTACAATCATATCAGCTCGCCCCTCGGACGTGTATTTCATCTGACATATAGTATCCTATGAGAGTAGGATACAATGACTGCGGAAATTTCAGGACTTCATGAGGAATTTCCGACAACAATTTTTCGGATGTTGGCAGTTTTCCGGATATATTTGGGGGAAACTGATCTTCCCGTATCCTCAGCCGGCATGCATCTCCGGAAGAAATATTGAAAAAGAATCCGGTTCATAGTGAAATCATCCGGAATAGTTTTATAATGGATTATATCCTACTCTCAGAGTATAGAACATGCGCGGACTTTCTCACAATCGTCTCTGTGCTGCATCATCATCTCAGAAAAAAATATGGCATGAACCCTCCGGCAGATGATGAACCCGCACCTGCCCGCCACTGCCTTTTTTTCTCCCAAACTATTTTCAGCCGATGAACCGCCGCGCTATTGCATATACCGGCAGCTTGAACAGCTTCACACAGATACCCACCAGCACCGCTGCAATCACCGTTCCTTCCCGTACCCCGTACACCGTTGAAAACATCACGAGCGACAGCACAACCGAAAGCACCACCAGCCCCACATCCAGCAGAACCTTCACGGTCCCGAACTCCACATGAAACCTGCGGACCGCCGCCGTAAGCATACCTTCGCTTGCCATCATCAGCACATTCGGCGCCACCTCAAAACAGATACCGATCCCAAGCAGCACACAACTTGCCACAACCAGCAGCACCTGTTCCGGATAACTGCCCGGCACCAGCCAGACAAGACCTGCAAGCACCAGATCAATAAACACCCCGAACACCACCGCAGCACCCAGCTGCAGCAGCTGGATTGCCTCAAACTCCCGCGGCATCAGCAGAAACTCAATGACCAGAAAACCCGCATGCAGCAGAATCGTCAGCATCCCCACCGTCAGCGGCACCCCGAGACTCACCACATACGGCAGACTCGAGATCGGCGTAATCCCCATATCCGCACGAATCGACAGGGCAATGCCTGTAGCCATAATAAAGAGCCCGAATATGAAAACACCATATTTTCGGGCTAATTTGAAATAAACTGTTCTCGGTTGCGTGGGTATATATTCGCAGGAAAAG
This region includes:
- a CDS encoding type IV pilin N-terminal domain-containing protein; protein product: MKYTSEGRADMIVQKKENAVSPAIATVLLVLMTVLIAAVIAVVVTGMAGDQTNYVVGLTADPAQSGGNVTVTLYGGKDLPNLVKAEVIDAGSAKGEFVEVWKGAAGTALTGVPLVAESVARPEEDRAEYATRILTKGTFADGTEQVLLERAVTFRGVQSVGEESEEPKEPVIEPPVPDAKDIGTYIDTEHLLENGKKNGNSVSISIKTKEVEGYKITVTDEENNVLKHSTDTTNVNVFTINLGKIDSSDGSQKKITISVVKKEDSTSVVTKKYTVTRSGNTVTITPSDT
- a CDS encoding YczE/YyaS/YitT family protein, with the protein product MPKYFSCEYIPTQPRTVYFKLARKYGVFIFGLFIMATGIALSIRADMGITPISSLPYVVSLGVPLTVGMLTILLHAGFLVIEFLLMPREFEAIQLLQLGAAVVFGVFIDLVLAGLVWLVPGSYPEQVLLVVASCVLLGIGICFEVAPNVLMMASEGMLTAAVRRFHVEFGTVKVLLDVGLVVLSVVLSLVMFSTVYGVREGTVIAAVLVGICVKLFKLPVYAIARRFIG